In Candidatus Methanomethylophilus alvi Mx1201, a genomic segment contains:
- a CDS encoding ATP-binding protein — MSVIFERKIGSAIEDYFETDDAPILVIDGARQVGKSFIIRELGKRHYKNFVEINMIEDKEGPGLFQNVHTTKDLYYTVQAIADRPLGDYDDTLIFLDEIQEYGHLLTLLKFLRMEHRYKFIVSGSLLGVELRKTSSIPIGSISTKRMFPMDIEEFLWANGIQRDLIDDLKDMIANTEEIPDGLHKRMMDLFKDYLICGGLPYCVDIFLQTRDVVKLRNVQKEIYELYGNDASKYDVKNKMHTKAVFDSIPSSIENKRKRVFAKDIEGKEHARFDDYKDDFDNLVDSGVVLQVTCCSNPVFPLRESSKRNLLKLHICDVGLLSCLLYRNNVRPLREDIPQINLGKVYECVAAMQLSSNGHTLYYCDNKNHGEVDYLVDDYDDLSVKAIEIKSGKDHKRHNAIDKLMDVNDSCRGFVLSNSGNVEVQDRITYLPIYALMFI, encoded by the coding sequence ATGAGTGTGATATTCGAAAGGAAGATAGGTTCTGCGATAGAGGACTATTTCGAGACCGATGATGCCCCGATCCTGGTGATAGATGGAGCAAGGCAGGTCGGAAAATCATTCATCATACGTGAATTGGGTAAGAGGCATTACAAGAACTTCGTCGAGATCAATATGATAGAAGACAAAGAGGGTCCCGGCCTCTTCCAAAACGTCCATACAACCAAAGACCTCTATTATACAGTACAGGCCATAGCCGACAGACCTCTCGGAGACTATGACGATACCCTGATCTTCCTGGACGAGATACAGGAATACGGCCATCTTCTGACCCTTCTGAAATTCCTCAGAATGGAACATCGCTACAAATTCATTGTCAGCGGATCTCTTCTCGGAGTCGAACTCAGAAAAACATCATCGATACCCATAGGCAGCATATCCACGAAACGCATGTTCCCCATGGATATCGAAGAATTCCTTTGGGCCAACGGTATACAAAGAGACCTGATAGACGATCTGAAGGACATGATAGCGAATACCGAGGAGATACCGGACGGGCTGCACAAAAGGATGATGGACCTTTTCAAGGACTATCTCATCTGCGGAGGGCTCCCGTATTGCGTAGACATATTCCTTCAGACAAGAGATGTCGTTAAACTGAGAAATGTCCAGAAGGAGATATACGAACTGTATGGGAATGATGCATCCAAATACGACGTAAAGAACAAGATGCACACGAAGGCCGTATTCGATTCCATCCCATCCAGCATCGAGAACAAAAGAAAGAGGGTGTTCGCCAAGGACATAGAGGGTAAGGAGCACGCCCGCTTCGATGATTACAAAGATGATTTCGACAACCTCGTGGATTCGGGCGTGGTCCTGCAGGTCACTTGCTGTTCCAACCCCGTTTTTCCTCTGAGGGAATCCTCCAAACGCAATCTGCTCAAACTTCACATATGCGACGTGGGGCTCCTCTCCTGTCTTCTCTACAGGAACAATGTAAGGCCTCTCAGAGAGGATATACCGCAGATCAACCTGGGCAAGGTCTACGAATGTGTGGCTGCAATGCAACTGTCATCCAACGGACACACACTCTACTATTGCGATAACAAGAACCATGGGGAGGTCGACTATCTGGTGGATGATTACGACGATCTTTCGGTGAAAGCGATCGAGATCAAATCCGGCAAGGATCACAAGAGACACAACGCGATCGATAAACTCATGGATGTCAACGATTCCTGTCGGGGCTTTGTCCTATCCAACTCCGGTAACGTAGAAGTGCAGGACAGGATCACGTATCTGCCGATATACGCACTCATGTTCATCTGA
- a CDS encoding C-GCAxxG-C-C family protein produces MDHKEKALWYFNRHFHCSQAVLAAFADDCGITEHQALMLGSCFGSGMRKGEVCGACTGALMVLGLLYGYDDPAVSKDKGRADEVNDIMMERFSKRCGSYLCNVILDCDISTSEGVKHARDNRLFTEICPKAVETAVDILENIIEEMDDRLPPDDGMDSGPVP; encoded by the coding sequence ATGGACCATAAAGAAAAGGCCCTGTGGTATTTCAACAGACATTTCCATTGTTCCCAGGCCGTCCTTGCGGCTTTTGCAGACGATTGCGGAATCACGGAGCATCAGGCCCTGATGCTCGGATCATGTTTCGGGAGCGGTATGAGGAAAGGGGAGGTATGCGGGGCATGCACCGGCGCCCTGATGGTCCTAGGATTACTCTATGGATACGACGACCCCGCTGTATCGAAGGATAAAGGCCGTGCAGACGAAGTAAACGACATTATGATGGAGCGTTTCTCGAAGAGATGCGGTTCCTACCTGTGCAACGTCATATTGGATTGCGACATCTCCACCTCCGAAGGCGTGAAACATGCACGTGATAACCGCCTTTTTACAGAGATCTGCCCCAAAGCTGTCGAGACCGCGGTCGATATCCTGGAAAACATCATCGAAGAAATGGACGACCGACTCCCGCCGGACGATGGGATGGATTCCGGCCCCGTCCCCTGA
- a CDS encoding DMT family transporter, translating into MNPRYRNLGVAAAFSAGIVWGFLGLFVRGLNGEGLSSVQITCLRYIVVAAVLGIFMSVFRRDLFRIDRRGFATVLIIGILGTALNSVCYFGAMERISLSLSTVLQYIAPFIVILLSVPLFGERMTRTKAAAVLMAFAGCILCTGFLNDPGSIDVTGVVLGALSGFFFALYTLGSKGLSRHSVSPISVLFYSSLVCCVSLAPFSDIPGVVGAASSDGHLVLLIIATGILMTLLPFGLYNYAVGKIEVGTASVITYVEPLTATVVGFIFYSEAVTAESVIGIAVILLAVMLVNRGNVGPVGRRGSG; encoded by the coding sequence ATGAATCCCAGATACAGGAACCTAGGTGTCGCGGCGGCCTTCTCCGCAGGCATAGTATGGGGTTTCCTGGGACTGTTCGTCCGCGGTCTGAACGGCGAAGGGCTTTCATCCGTACAGATCACCTGTCTGCGTTATATCGTGGTGGCGGCCGTACTCGGCATATTCATGTCGGTTTTCCGCAGGGACCTTTTCCGTATCGACCGCAGAGGATTCGCAACCGTTCTGATCATAGGCATACTCGGGACGGCGTTGAACTCCGTATGTTATTTCGGGGCCATGGAGCGGATATCCCTGTCTCTTTCCACGGTCCTCCAGTACATAGCACCGTTCATCGTAATCCTCCTCTCCGTCCCTTTGTTCGGGGAGAGGATGACACGTACGAAGGCGGCAGCAGTACTGATGGCATTCGCAGGCTGCATACTGTGTACCGGTTTTCTTAACGATCCCGGATCCATCGATGTGACGGGAGTGGTCCTGGGGGCCCTGTCGGGGTTCTTCTTCGCACTGTACACCCTGGGATCCAAAGGGCTGTCGAGACATTCCGTGAGTCCGATCTCCGTCCTGTTCTATTCCTCCCTGGTATGCTGTGTGTCGCTGGCACCGTTCAGCGATATCCCCGGTGTGGTCGGTGCGGCCTCATCCGACGGCCATCTCGTATTGCTCATAATAGCCACAGGCATACTCATGACGCTCCTGCCTTTCGGTCTGTACAACTATGCCGTAGGGAAGATAGAGGTGGGTACGGCATCCGTCATAACCTATGTGGAACCTCTGACCGCCACCGTGGTCGGTTTCATCTTCTATTCGGAGGCCGTCACGGCCGAGTCGGTGATAGGTATCGCAGTGATCCTTCTGGCCGTGATGCTGGTGAACCGCGGTAACGTGGGTCCGGTCGGTCGGAGAGGGAGCGGATAA
- a CDS encoding zinc ribbon domain-containing protein, producing the protein MGCNRFCQSCAMPMPDDSVLGTDRDGSVNSDYCRYCYDKGEFLHDVSMEEFIDMCSEFGEQAGMTNEQMREHCSKVFPTLKRWKK; encoded by the coding sequence ATGGGATGCAACAGATTCTGTCAGAGCTGTGCCATGCCGATGCCCGATGATTCGGTCCTCGGTACCGACAGGGACGGTTCGGTCAACTCCGATTACTGCAGGTATTGTTACGATAAAGGCGAGTTTCTCCACGATGTGTCGATGGAGGAGTTCATAGACATGTGTTCCGAGTTCGGTGAACAGGCCGGTATGACCAACGAGCAGATGCGTGAACACTGTTCCAAGGTATTTCCGACGCTCAAAAGGTGGAAGAAGTAA
- a CDS encoding DEAD/DEAH box helicase encodes MSAKIEEIEEDIERLSPLMAEKDLECARIVACTPQMYMMRFHPNGCGKDKPELGADHIFVDEAGYCNVMNAMTLFANHVPITFLGDHKQLPPVCAVDSQDLQRFIDGHGRMEYAFLWSQSALFCESILTDGMEEIERAFSKVSDPHFTETVRCDLTESHRFGPNLAGILDRHVYMNGIEGAGGTPLEIICIDVTCGKREERENPPEADAADAFIKMDCPEDFAILTPYSRQIRVLKEKMPQYKDTRILTVHKSQGREWDTVILSVQDNANINREVPLRFTSSKTEVGMKVINTAVSRAKRRLVIVCDRTFWGSRKDELIGDLVSEDNCSTVYRYDEDRGLKKI; translated from the coding sequence ATGTCCGCGAAGATCGAAGAGATAGAGGAGGACATCGAAAGGCTGTCGCCACTGATGGCGGAGAAGGACCTTGAATGTGCCAGGATAGTGGCGTGCACCCCCCAGATGTATATGATGCGGTTCCATCCGAACGGATGCGGGAAGGACAAACCCGAACTGGGGGCGGACCACATATTCGTCGACGAGGCCGGATACTGCAACGTGATGAACGCCATGACCCTGTTCGCTAACCATGTTCCGATCACGTTCCTCGGAGACCATAAACAGCTGCCGCCGGTATGCGCGGTCGACAGCCAGGACCTTCAAAGGTTCATAGACGGACACGGAAGGATGGAATATGCGTTCCTTTGGTCCCAGTCGGCCCTGTTCTGCGAAAGCATACTGACAGACGGCATGGAGGAAATAGAGAGGGCGTTCTCGAAGGTATCGGACCCCCATTTCACCGAGACCGTCAGATGCGATCTGACGGAATCCCATCGCTTCGGCCCGAACCTGGCCGGAATATTGGACAGACACGTCTACATGAACGGGATCGAGGGGGCCGGGGGAACGCCTCTCGAGATAATATGTATAGACGTGACCTGCGGCAAAAGGGAGGAGAGGGAGAATCCGCCGGAGGCCGATGCCGCCGATGCATTCATAAAAATGGACTGTCCGGAGGACTTCGCCATACTGACACCCTACAGCAGACAGATAAGGGTACTGAAGGAGAAGATGCCGCAGTACAAGGACACCCGCATATTGACTGTCCATAAATCCCAGGGAAGGGAATGGGACACGGTCATCCTTAGCGTACAGGACAATGCCAACATCAACCGCGAAGTGCCTCTCAGATTCACCAGTTCCAAGACCGAGGTGGGGATGAAGGTCATAAACACCGCCGTCTCCCGGGCAAAAAGGAGATTGGTGATCGTATGCGACAGGACCTTCTGGGGATCCAGGAAGGACGAGCTCATCGGAGACCTCGTATCCGAAGATAACTGCAGTACCGTATACAGATACGACGAGGACCGGGGTCTGAAGAAGATATGA
- a CDS encoding AAA domain-containing protein, whose protein sequence is MKPEEIREVFMRSAKDLLDYDEEGRGPANVAVRVESYELVGKNSILLSLEENIDDTLGAYLYVGDFLVLDKDVVSYSFYDRNTKTLGATIDNPGIIGMIAAEHPEMTVEFDLSFLIKNARDYYDEHGAMIGYPDICPCFPEEDIVFPAKFSPSDQQRNAVRTILNSKLSYVWGAPGTGKTQMVLATAIMAYMRRGKRVAIIAPTNNSVEQVLRGVLGVIGSDEGFRRMVDPAKDIARIGTATEQFVEDYPYLCEGQSISMLISKRRKEIKLLKEIIQERELDVIASHFRALEVLAKERKQPADRKAKRDMDDQIDQLISEINAVLEENSLYSDLARDLTSMNFEHQLEAATQRLYQRDRPKNSIP, encoded by the coding sequence ATGAAGCCGGAGGAGATCAGGGAAGTGTTCATGAGGTCTGCGAAGGACCTCCTCGACTACGACGAGGAAGGCCGCGGACCGGCCAACGTCGCCGTAAGGGTCGAATCCTACGAACTCGTAGGGAAGAACAGCATCCTGCTCTCCCTGGAGGAGAATATAGACGACACCCTCGGCGCATATCTGTATGTGGGGGACTTCCTCGTCCTGGACAAGGACGTCGTGTCGTACTCGTTCTACGACCGCAACACCAAGACCCTCGGTGCCACCATAGACAACCCGGGGATCATCGGCATGATCGCCGCGGAACATCCGGAGATGACCGTGGAGTTCGACCTCAGTTTCCTGATCAAGAACGCCCGCGACTATTATGACGAACACGGGGCCATGATAGGTTACCCCGACATATGCCCATGTTTCCCGGAGGAGGATATCGTCTTCCCTGCGAAATTCTCACCCAGCGACCAGCAGAGGAATGCGGTGAGGACCATCCTCAACTCGAAGCTGTCCTATGTATGGGGAGCACCGGGCACAGGAAAGACCCAGATGGTCCTGGCGACCGCGATCATGGCCTATATGCGCAGAGGGAAGAGGGTGGCGATCATAGCCCCCACGAACAACTCCGTCGAACAGGTCTTGAGAGGCGTTCTGGGCGTCATAGGGTCCGACGAAGGATTCAGGCGCATGGTGGACCCGGCGAAAGACATAGCTCGCATAGGTACGGCCACCGAACAGTTCGTCGAGGACTACCCGTACCTGTGCGAGGGACAGAGCATATCCATGCTGATATCCAAGAGGAGGAAGGAGATCAAACTCCTCAAGGAGATCATCCAGGAGAGGGAACTCGACGTCATAGCATCGCATTTCCGTGCCCTCGAGGTCCTGGCGAAGGAAAGGAAACAGCCGGCGGACCGTAAGGCCAAACGCGATATGGACGATCAGATCGACCAGCTGATCTCGGAGATAAACGCGGTATTGGAGGAGAACAGCCTCTACAGCGACCTTGCGAGAGACCTGACATCCATGAACTTCGAGCATCAGCTGGAGGCCGCCACCCAGAGGCTCTACCAGAGGGACCGCCCCAAGAACAGCATACCTTAG
- a CDS encoding alpha/beta hydrolase, with protein MSDVSSAEVCVDGKIIELYAAEGAGCPLVVYHAVRGEGGILWQACMDAGCPAFSLAVVNGVDWDSDMTPWPVPPVMGEGRPFPGRADDYIPILTEAILPAIRGSIPCDPGETVLAGYSLAGLFSLYALYRTDAFSKAVSASGSLWYPGFTDFVKTHSMSDAVKAVYLSVGDRECRTKNEVLSKVEDATAETEAVIRSEGVETLFELNPGNHFKDAALRTAKGIKWVLEK; from the coding sequence TTGTCGGATGTTTCGAGTGCGGAGGTCTGCGTCGACGGGAAGATCATCGAACTGTATGCTGCCGAAGGGGCCGGATGTCCTTTGGTCGTATATCATGCGGTACGGGGGGAGGGCGGTATCCTGTGGCAGGCATGCATGGATGCGGGGTGCCCCGCATTCTCCCTTGCGGTCGTCAACGGCGTCGACTGGGACAGCGATATGACGCCGTGGCCGGTCCCTCCTGTCATGGGGGAGGGGAGACCGTTCCCCGGACGGGCCGACGACTACATACCCATACTCACGGAGGCCATCCTTCCGGCGATACGCGGTTCCATTCCCTGCGATCCCGGGGAGACCGTTCTGGCAGGGTACTCCCTGGCCGGGCTTTTCTCATTGTATGCCCTGTACCGGACCGATGCGTTCTCCAAAGCTGTTTCGGCATCCGGGTCGCTGTGGTATCCCGGATTCACGGATTTCGTAAAGACCCACAGCATGTCCGATGCCGTGAAAGCGGTGTATCTGTCCGTGGGGGACAGGGAGTGCCGTACGAAGAACGAGGTCCTGTCCAAGGTGGAGGATGCCACCGCGGAGACGGAGGCGGTCATCCGCTCCGAAGGGGTCGAGACGTTGTTCGAATTAAACCCGGGTAACCATTTCAAAGATGCCGCCTTGCGTACGGCCAAAGGCATAAAATGGGTACTGGAGAAGTGA
- a CDS encoding TroA family protein, whose product MVDKKVIAIAAVAILAIAGVSAFMVVGNNDDGPKADTDFAGKNLEVVDNLDGGIVAVGQDSFRWMTYFGLAGKCVMVDQNDMTNYLGKSFMYTGRALVDIEGGNSAKLSNEDAARAYFTHTNCGITDEDVNTILNLKPSVMVIPAGFYDDYPTQMAAIEKAGINTLAIGYIYTFLEKDTFKITSDLEKQIDIISIVLKQGERGEELKNAFEYLVNDLKGLSSKITDKRTGYVGALAYNGAHGLDSSIPYYMPMELAGVENILSDAMDYEGSGVKTYSASNIAKGMKEDTILFVDASGYYQNGSSNDSMGVAKLFQGHDAHIVADYIWTGMNYDTIFVDAYQIMRYAYGDSVLTETQFEEKVNKVYDLFYKTHLSNRNISEFKSYTVPLPSEGTTIFEDMSKFHEVARGNPIYGDVSIGSDGKLSLVA is encoded by the coding sequence ATGGTTGACAAGAAAGTCATTGCAATCGCGGCCGTCGCGATCCTCGCGATCGCCGGCGTCTCCGCATTCATGGTCGTCGGTAACAATGACGACGGGCCCAAAGCCGATACGGACTTTGCAGGGAAGAATCTGGAAGTGGTGGACAATCTCGATGGAGGCATCGTCGCAGTGGGACAGGATTCCTTCAGATGGATGACCTATTTCGGTCTGGCGGGCAAATGTGTCATGGTGGACCAGAATGACATGACGAACTACCTCGGGAAATCATTCATGTACACGGGCCGTGCTCTCGTCGACATCGAAGGCGGGAACAGTGCCAAATTGAGCAATGAGGATGCCGCACGTGCATACTTCACCCACACCAATTGCGGAATAACCGATGAGGATGTGAACACCATCCTCAATCTCAAGCCCTCCGTGATGGTCATCCCGGCCGGTTTCTATGACGATTATCCGACCCAGATGGCGGCCATAGAGAAGGCAGGAATCAACACCCTCGCCATCGGTTACATCTACACCTTCCTCGAGAAGGACACTTTTAAGATCACCTCCGACCTGGAGAAACAGATCGACATCATCTCCATCGTACTGAAGCAGGGGGAGAGGGGAGAGGAGCTCAAGAATGCGTTCGAATACCTCGTGAACGACCTGAAGGGGCTGTCTTCCAAGATAACGGACAAGAGGACCGGGTACGTCGGAGCGCTGGCATACAACGGTGCCCACGGCCTCGACTCGTCCATACCCTACTACATGCCCATGGAGCTTGCAGGAGTGGAGAACATCCTCTCCGATGCGATGGATTACGAAGGTTCCGGGGTCAAGACCTATTCCGCCTCGAACATCGCCAAGGGCATGAAGGAAGATACAATCCTCTTCGTCGACGCTTCCGGATACTACCAGAACGGGAGCAGCAACGACTCCATGGGGGTAGCCAAACTGTTCCAGGGGCACGACGCACACATCGTGGCCGATTACATCTGGACCGGTATGAACTACGACACCATCTTCGTCGACGCATACCAGATAATGAGATATGCGTACGGGGATTCCGTCCTCACCGAGACCCAGTTCGAAGAGAAGGTGAACAAGGTCTACGACCTCTTCTACAAGACCCATCTCAGCAACAGGAATATATCGGAATTCAAGTCGTACACCGTACCTCTGCCTTCGGAAGGGACCACGATATTCGAGGACATGAGTAAGTTCCACGAGGTCGCCAGGGGCAATCCGATCTACGGGGACGTCAGCATAGGCTCCGACGGAAAACTATCTTTAGTGGCCTGA
- a CDS encoding FecCD family ABC transporter permease, which produces MAGHGIEEFKRHSHRKLYIIAAMAILTVFFAVVTLQIDLGHIDYRELLHIIFNKNDPSNNPVNEILVWDLGIPRILSCILAGFALGIAGAVMQCVLKNPLGSPYTLGISNAAAFGASIGIVVLGGGIISGQSQATISINNPYIVTISAFAWAMIATGIIILLVKVTKVSPETMVLAGVALSSIFSAGISMLQYMFNEYALSTIVFWQFGSMGKAGWNELTLIAVVSLVAIVYFLYSRMDYNALDAGDEVASSLGVKVNGLRLTTLFMSALLTAVVVSFMGIVAFIGLLGPHIVRRFVGNDHRYLLPGSMFVGAIILLVSDCIGQTAMDFTLPVGIITSFLGGPLFLYLLVMGYRKKKGRISEFIKSRRGGE; this is translated from the coding sequence ATGGCCGGACACGGGATCGAGGAATTCAAAAGGCATTCTCATCGGAAACTGTACATAATCGCAGCGATGGCCATCCTGACCGTGTTCTTCGCGGTAGTGACCCTGCAGATAGATCTGGGACATATCGATTACAGGGAACTTCTCCACATCATATTCAATAAGAACGACCCCTCCAACAATCCCGTGAACGAGATCCTGGTCTGGGATCTCGGCATACCGCGCATATTGTCATGCATATTGGCCGGGTTCGCCCTGGGTATCGCGGGGGCCGTCATGCAATGCGTTCTGAAGAACCCCCTGGGTTCCCCGTATACGCTGGGTATATCCAATGCGGCCGCCTTCGGGGCGTCCATAGGGATAGTGGTCCTGGGCGGGGGGATAATCTCCGGACAGAGCCAGGCCACCATATCCATAAACAACCCGTATATCGTGACGATCAGCGCGTTCGCATGGGCCATGATCGCGACGGGCATCATCATACTGTTGGTCAAGGTGACGAAGGTGAGTCCCGAGACCATGGTCCTGGCGGGAGTGGCGCTGAGCTCCATCTTCTCCGCCGGCATCAGCATGCTGCAGTACATGTTCAACGAATATGCGCTGTCAACCATCGTCTTCTGGCAGTTCGGTTCCATGGGGAAGGCCGGATGGAACGAGCTGACACTCATCGCCGTAGTGTCGTTGGTGGCCATCGTCTATTTCCTGTACAGCCGTATGGACTACAATGCGCTGGATGCCGGGGACGAGGTGGCGTCTTCCCTGGGGGTCAAGGTGAACGGTCTCAGGCTGACCACTCTGTTCATGTCGGCCCTCCTGACGGCGGTCGTCGTCTCATTCATGGGGATAGTGGCCTTCATCGGGCTTCTCGGACCGCATATCGTACGCAGGTTCGTAGGGAACGACCATCGTTATCTGCTTCCAGGCTCCATGTTCGTAGGTGCGATCATACTCCTCGTCTCGGATTGCATAGGGCAGACCGCGATGGATTTCACGTTGCCGGTGGGTATCATAACCTCCTTCCTCGGCGGCCCCCTGTTCCTGTATCTTCTAGTCATGGGATACCGTAAGAAGAAAGGAAGGATATCGGAATTCATAAAGTCCAGGAGGGGAGGGGAGTGA
- a CDS encoding ABC transporter ATP-binding protein, with product MTVLEVEDLHFSYESKEVLKGVSLRAEKNEIVSILGPNGVGKTTLLRCICNMHRPDSGTVRVCGSDLSAIPSKEMAKLVGYVPQKADVTRTTVFDSVLIGRRPHMGMAFSDRDLEIAWNVIESLGLGDKSLDFVDEISGGEFQKVQIARAIAQEPELLVLDEPSNNLDIANQHITMRMIEHVVREHGLCTVMTMHDINLAAYYSDKFVFVKDGMIAAFGGREVITPEIIREVYGIEADVIDHGGQTVVIPCREQPQYDDIVGAGVGGHRRK from the coding sequence GTGACGGTTCTCGAAGTGGAGGATCTGCATTTCTCATACGAGTCGAAGGAGGTCTTGAAAGGGGTCTCGCTGAGAGCGGAGAAGAACGAGATCGTATCCATACTGGGACCGAACGGGGTGGGGAAGACCACCCTCCTCCGTTGCATATGCAACATGCACAGGCCGGATTCCGGCACCGTCAGGGTGTGCGGGAGCGATCTGTCGGCGATACCGTCCAAGGAGATGGCCAAACTGGTCGGATACGTCCCCCAGAAGGCCGATGTGACGCGCACCACGGTTTTCGATTCCGTCCTCATAGGAAGGCGTCCGCACATGGGGATGGCGTTCTCCGACCGCGACCTGGAGATCGCATGGAACGTGATAGAGTCCCTGGGCCTCGGGGACAAGTCCCTGGATTTCGTCGACGAGATCAGCGGAGGGGAATTCCAGAAGGTGCAGATCGCCAGGGCCATAGCACAGGAGCCGGAGCTTCTCGTCCTGGACGAGCCGTCCAACAATCTGGACATAGCCAACCAGCACATAACCATGAGGATGATCGAACATGTGGTCCGGGAGCACGGCCTCTGTACGGTCATGACCATGCACGACATCAATCTGGCAGCATACTATTCGGACAAATTCGTGTTCGTGAAGGATGGAATGATCGCCGCCTTCGGAGGCCGCGAGGTCATAACCCCTGAGATCATCAGGGAGGTGTACGGCATAGAGGCCGACGTGATCGACCATGGCGGGCAGACCGTCGTGATCCCGTGCAGGGAGCAGCCGCAGTACGACGACATCGTCGGGGCAGGGGTAGGCGGACACCGCAGGAAGTGA
- a CDS encoding class I SAM-dependent methyltransferase, whose amino-acid sequence MSDIHPFTGEKTSYEKTLKFWDDYSDQYSGMQQGDIPVRIVDRLMELGMLEGGDDVLEIGSGPGTYSLVMSPHVRTLTCMDTSPRMLSRLSAEASVRGMDNITCVLNDWNSYVPDMGFDACIATLCPGSGSPESILRMEASARRSCILVSWVVNHGDDLNSEIWKRLGKDYGYGFRRSTEVQDRLKESGRDPHVEFFKTCI is encoded by the coding sequence GTGTCAGACATACATCCGTTCACAGGGGAGAAGACCAGTTACGAAAAGACCCTGAAATTCTGGGACGATTACTCCGACCAGTATTCCGGCATGCAGCAGGGGGACATCCCGGTACGCATAGTGGACCGCCTTATGGAACTGGGTATGTTGGAAGGAGGCGACGACGTCCTGGAGATCGGGTCCGGACCCGGCACATATTCGCTGGTGATGTCTCCGCACGTACGCACCCTTACCTGCATGGATACGTCTCCGCGCATGCTCTCCCGCCTGTCCGCAGAGGCGTCTGTCCGCGGGATGGATAACATAACATGCGTCCTGAACGATTGGAATTCATATGTGCCAGACATGGGATTCGATGCGTGTATCGCCACCTTGTGTCCCGGCAGCGGGAGTCCGGAGTCCATCTTGCGCATGGAGGCTTCCGCCCGCAGGTCGTGTATCCTCGTATCTTGGGTCGTAAACCACGGCGACGATCTGAATTCGGAGATCTGGAAGAGGCTGGGCAAGGATTACGGTTACGGCTTCCGCAGATCGACCGAGGTCCAGGACCGTCTGAAGGAGAGCGGACGCGATCCGCATGTGGAGTTCTTCAAGACCTGCATATAG